CCTACCCCGACACCAACACCTACTCCAACGCCGACACCCACTCCAACACCGCCTCCCACCAAGCCTCCAGAAAAAGTACCTGAGCCATCTACAATGGCTGGACTGCTGATTGGCGGTGCTATCTTCGGCATCTACAAACGGAGAAAGAAATCAAAAGACTAGCGACGCCAGCTTTACTTCTTAAGCAAATAGCGACGGCCTAAAAAGACCGTCGCTATTTGCTCCAATTTCAGCTAGGTAGTCGTGAATCTGCCTATTTACGCCACTTAGACGTACATAGGATTTTGGAGTGATCGCACCGATCTTTATACTTCGCTGCAATTTCAGTTACTTCTTTCATCAGGCCAACATCTAACTTCGTCGGTTGCAGACCTAAATCCATAAAGCACTTATTCTCAACAAATAATTCGTTTTCTGCTGCCTCTGTTCTGGGATTTTCTAAGTAGTCAATCTTAGCGCCAGTAATATCTGCAATAATCTTAGCCAAATCCCTCACCCGGTGGGTTTCAGTCATTTGGTTAAAGATTTTGACGCGCTCCCCTGATTCAGGAGGATTCTCAACGGCTAGTTGAATACATTTAACGGTGTCTTGGATATGAATAAATGCTCGGGTCTGACCACCCGTGCCATGCACTGTTAAGGGGTGGCCAATGGCGGCCTGCATCAGAAATCGGTTCAGGACAGTCCCATAATCACCATCATAATCAAAGCGATTAATCAGGCGTTCATCCTGCTTTGTATCTTCTGTATTCGTTCCCCAGACCACACCTTGGTGCAAGTCGGTGACTCGAATCTTATCATTCTTGTTGTAGTAATAGAAGAAGAGCTGATCCTGGGTTTTAGTCATGTGATAAACACTGCCCGGATCCGCAGGATAGAGGATTTGCTTTTCAACCACCTCACCGGTATCAATCACCACCTGAACATCGAGATAGCCTTCAGGAATCTTCATGCCAGCAGTACCATAGCCATAAACGCCCATGGTGCCCAGGTGAACCACGTGGATATCCAGGCCAGATTCAACGATGGCAGCTAAAACGTTATTGGTCGCATTGAGATTGTTATTAACCGTATAGCGCTTTTGCCGGGATGACTTCATGGAATACGGTGCAGCCCGTTGCTCAGCGAAATGCACAACCACATCAGGGCGATAGGTGCAAAACAGATTTAAGAGCCGATCATATTCCGCCGCGATATCGAAGTTGTAGAACTGAATATGCTTGCCTGTTATGTCTTGCCAGGTCTTCAGGCGAATCGAAATCGGACTAATGGGGGTTAACGAGTTGGTCTCCAACTCATTATCAATGTTGCGCCTGGATAAATTATCTACAATGACAACATCATGGCCAAGTTTGGATAGATGTAGCGCAGTTGGCCAGCCGCAGAACCCATCACCGCCCAATATTACAATGTTCATGCTTTGTCCCTAAACCGAATGTCTCAATTACAGACGAGAATTTGAATCTTCAGAATTGCTGGTCAGTCAACGACACACCCTTTTCAGCAACCGTTAGATACGCTACCCGTTTATAACAGCTTCATAGTCTTTAAGAATATCTCAAATCGGGGACCATCACGATTTGGGGTTGTGACAATGCTCAGATCGTATTTTGGTCAACCGCTGGGATACGGTGAGTCTTAAAAATGATAAGGTTCAGCGTCTAGACCTCACATGGACTTTAGGCTTTAGACATGACGAAATTGGCAAAGCTTAGCTCGTTGACCTTATTCCATTTGTAAACCTTTTCGCGAAAGGCTTTCCAGGGTTCATAGATCTCTTTAAAGCTAGCCTCTTTTGCCGCGTTCTCCTCATAGATCTCAAAGGAGATTTTTTGGGCGGCTTGCAGGATATCGTCGCTATAGCGAGTGAGTTGCGTCCCCCCTGCCACTAACTGAGAGATAACATCACGGTTTAAGGCATCATAGGCAGCCAACATATTGATATTGGCTTCGTAGGCCGCCGTTTTGAAGATTTCTTGGTATTCCTTGGGCAATTTATCCCAAGCTTGGCGATTGACTAGGACATCGAGGGTCGGACCGGGTTCCCACCAGCCGGGATAGTAATAGTATTTGGCGGCTTTTTGTAAACCGAGTTTCTGGTCATCATAGGGTCCCACCCATTCTGCGGCGTCGATGGTGTTTCGTTCTAAGGCCAGAAAAATATCGCCACCGGGCAGGACTTGCACATTGACTCCTAGCTGCCGCATCACTTCACCCCCTAACCCAGGGATCCGCATTTTGAGTCCTTTTAGATCGCTAGCCGTTTTGATCTGGCGTTTGAACCAGCCGCCCATTTGCGCTCCCGTGTTACCCGCCGGGAAGTTAATGACGCCAAAATCTGCATAAATTTTTTGCATGGCTTCCAGACCACCGCCATGATAGAGCCAGGCATTTTGCTGCTGGGCAGTCAAGCCAAAGGGAACGGCAGTGGCAAAACCCAGAGCGGGGTTTTTACCAATGTAGTAGTAACTAGCGGTATGACCACATTGGACACTACCGGAGCGAACCGTGTCTAAGACTTCTAAGGGTGGGGCAATTTCGCCCCCCGGTGAGACCTGAATTTGAAACCGACCATCGGTCATGGCACTGACGCGATCGCTAATGGTTTTGGCACCGCCATAGATGGTATCTAAGGATTCTTGCCAACTAGTGGCCATGCGCCAGCGCACCTTGGGTAAGGCACCAGAACTGCTGGTGGAGGAGCGCCGACAGGCGGCAAGAGTGGTGGTTGCGATCGCACCCACTGCCGAATTTCGTAATAACTTGCGTCGTTTCAACTGTTCGCTCCTCAACCCTACAGGGGCCATCTCGCTAAGCCTGCTATCAGAGGACTTTCGGCAAATCTTCCGAGAGATAACCGCCTCCAATCCTACCGATAAATGAATCCCCTACCGGAAAACGCAACAGAATGTTGCCATTCCTGCCCAATTCCCCCGATTTTTTAGGCAGAGGAGTAAATCAAGACTGTCGCTTCATGCAGTAGTAGGGGAACGCTAGGGCCATAAATTAACTTGTCTCTAGTAGCAAGATGTCGAAAAGGCGACGATACCGACCGTTTTTAATTCTATTTGCGATTGGAATGTTCCTAGGATGCTTAACTGCCACGCATCCTAGACTGATCGCCAATCCTCACTTATTCCATGCCCAGGCTTACTGGACTCCGACGGTTACCCAGACGGTCAATCAAACCTCCTTGGCGGGAACCTGGGAGTTTCAAGCTGATCCGCAGCCCCCAGCAGATAAGCTCTTGCTACAGCCGAGCGGACCGGATATTCCACCGGTCCCCCAGGGCCAATGGCAGGAGATTACCGTGCCTTCCAACTGGTATTTGCAAGGGCAAGATGTATCGGGGGTGGTTTGGTATCGCCATCAATTTCGCGCCAATAGCCAATGGCGGGGGAAGATCACCCGCCTCGTTTTTTCGGGGGTGGACTACACCGCCGATGTTTGGCTAAACGGACAATATCTAGGGTTTCACGAGGGCTATTTTCAGCCTTTTTCCTTTGATGTATCCAAGGCTCTGATGTTTTCGGGGCAGAATGAATTATTGGTGCGGGTCAACAGTCCCCTAGAGCCTGAAGGGCAAGATTGGTCCCTGCGTAAACGGTTAATTAAAGGCATTTTTAGCCACCACGATACCCGTCCGGGTGGCGCATGGACCGATCGCGGTCAGGAGAAAAATACGGGAGGTATTTGGGCACCCGTATTTTTGCAAGTCTCTGATCAAATCGCCATTGAGACGATTCAAATTACCCCGAAGTTCGATGACGACTATCAACGGGCCACGGCCAAGGTGGATCTGATGGTCAACTCTCCAGGGCTGGGCAAAATCACTCTAGATGCCCATGTGCAGCTAGTACCCGAGAACTTTGAGGGAGTACCCATTGGCCCCATTCAAGTGCAGCGCACCCTGCACCAGGGAGCCAATCACCTCAAGCTAGAGGTTCCCGTAGACGACCCCAAACTCTGGTGGTCTTGGGAACATGGAGATCCCAATCTATATCGCCTCACGGTACAGTTGGCCGATGGCAAACGGCTACTGGATAAGGCCTCTGATGTGTTTGGCTTTCGCACCATTCAGTTTGACCCGATAGAAAAAATCTGGCGTTTGAATGGTCGCCGCCTCTTTTTACGAGGCACTAATTACATTGCCACCCAATGGCTAAGCGAAATGACGCCGGACAAGTACCAAGCGGATATTGACCTGATGAAGGAGGCCAATATCAATACGGTGCGGGTTCATGCCCATGTGATCGGCAAGGAGTTTTATGAACTGTGCGATCGCAACGGCGTATTTGTCTGGCAAGACTTCCCCTTGCAGTGGGGCTATGAAGATACGCCCCAATTTCTCAAGGAAGCCACCCGCCAAGCCCAGGATATGATTGGTTACCTTTATAACCATCCCTCGATTCTGGCCTGGAGTCTGCATAATGAGCCGCCCTGGGATGCGGACTGGATGAAGTATAAGTACGAGTCCTATGATCCAGAGCAAAATCGCGAGCTAGATGCCAAGCTATTTGCCAATCTCCAAGGAGAAGACCCGACCCGTCTACTCCATCCCGTATCTACCGTGGGGGAGCACCCCTGGTGGGGCTGGTATTCCCACACGATGTATAAATATGCAGAACCGACCACGGAAGCAATTATTTCCGAATTTGGCGCCCAAGCCTTACCCCACCTAGCGTCCCTGCGGCGCATCTTTACGGAGGACGAGCTATGGCCGGATACGGAAGCGGAATGGGACAAGTGGCTTTACCACAACTTTCAGCGCCATGAAACCTTCAATATTGCCAAGGTGCCCATGGGCAATACCACCCAGGAGTTTATTGATAACACCCAGCAGTACCAATCCCAACTGATTCAGTTTGCCGCCGAAGCCTATCGCCGCCAGCGCTATCAGCCCGTTTCATCCATTTTTCAATTTATGTTTGTAGAGGATTGGCCGTCCATCAACTGGGGCATTGTCGATTACTGGCGACAGCCTAAGCCCGGCCATGAAGCCCTGAAATGGGCCTATCAGCCCGTCTTACCCAGTATTGCGTGGCCGCAACTCACCTGGACCTTGGGAGAAACGGTAGAGCTAGAACTCTGGGCCATCAACGATTTGTGGAAAGACTATCCAGAGGCCATCTTTACCTATTCTTTGCACCAGAATCAACAACGCCTCAAATCCGGTCAAAGTCGGATTAATTTGGCTGCCGATAGTAGTCAGCCCGTAGATAAGATCTTTTTCCAGCCCCAGAACTTGGGTAGCTACACCGTCACCGCCACCCTCAAGGATCGGTTAGGGACGGTCTTAGGAGAAAACCAGTTTGTATTTGATGTGATGGATCGGGGGGAGCCAACCAATGAGTCGACGTCGTAAGTTAAGAGCGCTCTTAATCTGTTTTATCGCCTCAGTCGCTTTAACGATTGGGGTCGCTACGTGGGTCTGTAGCCAGCAGCTCGCCGAGGACTTTGCACCTAAAATTGTGCTCAACCAAGTTGGGTATCGCTCTAACTGGGACAAGGTGGCCTTTTTACTCAATGCAGAAGACAATGCACCTATTAAAACCAAAGTTGTTGATCAGCAATCGGGGAAGACAGTAGCTACGATCCAGCCTGGGCCTGCTGAATTGGATGAACAGAGTCGCGATCGCATCCAAACCCTAGACTTTTCCGACTTCAAAAGATCCGGTGAATACTACCTGCAAGCGGGTGACTTAAAATCAGTCCCTTTCCAAATTGGCCAGGATATCTATCAGGACACCTTTACCAAGCTCTTGCGCACCTATTATTTACAGCGCTGCGGTGTCGCCATCTTTGATCCAATCACCGGGATTTACCACCCTCCCTGTCATCTCAAAGATGCCGTAATCGCCCATGATGACGCCTTTCACAAAGCGGGAGATACGGTGCAAAGCCAAGGGGGTTGGCACGATGCCGGGGACTACGGCAAATATGTGGCAACCACAACGGTCACCATCGGCAGCTTATTTAGTCTGTACGAGCAATATCCCCAAAACTTTACTGACGACCAGTTAAATATTCCCGAAAGTGGCAACCAGGCTCCCGATTTACTAGATGAGATGAAAGTCGGTCTAGACTGGTTACTCTCCACTCAGCGCCAAGATGGTGGAGTTTATCGCAAGCTCTCCGGCAAAGAATGGCCAATTGGCAAAGCCCCCGATGAAGATAAGCAAACTCGCTATCTGTATGGCGTTTCCACCCCTGAAACCGGGAAATTTGCCGCAGTAATGGCTATGGCGGGTCGGATCTACAAAGACCCCCAACAGGCCAAAACCTATCTAGATGCCGCTCAGCTAGCCTGGGACTACTTACAGACTCAGAACCAAATACAAGAAGGCTGGATTGATGGCGATGACAGCGGTTCCGGGAAGTATCTCTTATCTGAAATTGACGTTGAGGACAGCCTGAAAACGGATATTGACGATCGGTACTGGGCCGCCGCCGAGCTATTCCTAACCACTGGAGACTCAAAGTTTGAGCAATATCTGGTGGACCATTTCGATCAGATGCCCTTTAACCTCTACGAGTGGAAGGATGCCTCCACCCTAGGCATGGTCGATTATTTACTTTATGCCAAAGCAGACTCCAACCAGCTCAAACCCCAAATTCAGCAAAAACTCTTAGGCCGTGCCGATCAAATTATGGAGCGGGTCGAAGGGAGTGGCTATCGGTTGGCCAACCATCGCTTTATTTGGGGTTCCAACAAAATGACAGTCGAAGAAGGCATTACTTTAGTTCATGCCTATCACCTCACCCAAGCGCAGAAATATAAAGAAGCCGCCCTCGATCAGCTCCACTACATGATGGGTCGCAATCACTTTGACCAAACCTTTGTCACGGGTGTGGGCACCCATCCCGTGGCCAAGGTGAACCACCTCTTTGCCAGAGCGAAGCAAATCAACATTCCGGGGTTAGTCGTAGGGGGTCCCAATGATGGAGCCCAGGATAATATTGCTCCCAAAGGGTTAGGCATTCGCAGCTATCTCGACAGCGAAAAGTCCTATGCAACCAATGAATATGCCATTGACTACAACGCGCCCCTCATCACTCTTTTGGGGATGTTGTTAGAAACGTCTTAACGAACCTCTTACACCCACGCGCTTTTTCATCAGGGGCTGTGAAGCGTCAACTCACCGAGTGTTATCTTGAGTCATACTGAATTGCCTGAATAAAGCCCGTGAACACGCCTAGCCACGCGATTATCAACCTTGCCCTCCTGATGAATGTGACGGAGCAGCCAGCGGTGTTGGCGGTAACGGCGGGAGCCATTGCTCCAGATCTGCCCATGTTTGTGTTTTATGCCTGGGTGAAAGGGGTACGGAAATTACCGGAAGGTCAAATCTGGACGGAAGCTTACTATCATCCCTTTTGGCAAACCTGCATCGATCTATGCCATTCCATTCCATTGGCGGGGCTGGCGGCTTGGGGCTGCTGGCAACTGGGGTTGATGCCTGCGGCCTTGTTTTTTATCAGTATGATTTTGCATTCTTTGGGGGATTTGCCAGTTCATAATGACGATGCCCACAAGCACTTTCTACCGCTCAGTCAGTATCGGCTGATTAGTC
The genomic region above belongs to Acaryochloris sp. CCMEE 5410 and contains:
- a CDS encoding glycoside hydrolase family 2 protein; this encodes MSKRRRYRPFLILFAIGMFLGCLTATHPRLIANPHLFHAQAYWTPTVTQTVNQTSLAGTWEFQADPQPPADKLLLQPSGPDIPPVPQGQWQEITVPSNWYLQGQDVSGVVWYRHQFRANSQWRGKITRLVFSGVDYTADVWLNGQYLGFHEGYFQPFSFDVSKALMFSGQNELLVRVNSPLEPEGQDWSLRKRLIKGIFSHHDTRPGGAWTDRGQEKNTGGIWAPVFLQVSDQIAIETIQITPKFDDDYQRATAKVDLMVNSPGLGKITLDAHVQLVPENFEGVPIGPIQVQRTLHQGANHLKLEVPVDDPKLWWSWEHGDPNLYRLTVQLADGKRLLDKASDVFGFRTIQFDPIEKIWRLNGRRLFLRGTNYIATQWLSEMTPDKYQADIDLMKEANINTVRVHAHVIGKEFYELCDRNGVFVWQDFPLQWGYEDTPQFLKEATRQAQDMIGYLYNHPSILAWSLHNEPPWDADWMKYKYESYDPEQNRELDAKLFANLQGEDPTRLLHPVSTVGEHPWWGWYSHTMYKYAEPTTEAIISEFGAQALPHLASLRRIFTEDELWPDTEAEWDKWLYHNFQRHETFNIAKVPMGNTTQEFIDNTQQYQSQLIQFAAEAYRRQRYQPVSSIFQFMFVEDWPSINWGIVDYWRQPKPGHEALKWAYQPVLPSIAWPQLTWTLGETVELELWAINDLWKDYPEAIFTYSLHQNQQRLKSGQSRINLAADSSQPVDKIFFQPQNLGSYTVTATLKDRLGTVLGENQFVFDVMDRGEPTNESTS
- a CDS encoding NAD-dependent epimerase/dehydratase family protein; this encodes MNIVILGGDGFCGWPTALHLSKLGHDVVIVDNLSRRNIDNELETNSLTPISPISIRLKTWQDITGKHIQFYNFDIAAEYDRLLNLFCTYRPDVVVHFAEQRAAPYSMKSSRQKRYTVNNNLNATNNVLAAIVESGLDIHVVHLGTMGVYGYGTAGMKIPEGYLDVQVVIDTGEVVEKQILYPADPGSVYHMTKTQDQLFFYYYNKNDKIRVTDLHQGVVWGTNTEDTKQDERLINRFDYDGDYGTVLNRFLMQAAIGHPLTVHGTGGQTRAFIHIQDTVKCIQLAVENPPESGERVKIFNQMTETHRVRDLAKIIADITGAKIDYLENPRTEAAENELFVENKCFMDLGLQPTKLDVGLMKEVTEIAAKYKDRCDHSKILCTSKWRK
- a CDS encoding TRAP transporter substrate-binding protein — encoded protein: MKRRKLLRNSAVGAIATTTLAACRRSSTSSSGALPKVRWRMATSWQESLDTIYGGAKTISDRVSAMTDGRFQIQVSPGGEIAPPLEVLDTVRSGSVQCGHTASYYYIGKNPALGFATAVPFGLTAQQQNAWLYHGGGLEAMQKIYADFGVINFPAGNTGAQMGGWFKRQIKTASDLKGLKMRIPGLGGEVMRQLGVNVQVLPGGDIFLALERNTIDAAEWVGPYDDQKLGLQKAAKYYYYPGWWEPGPTLDVLVNRQAWDKLPKEYQEIFKTAAYEANINMLAAYDALNRDVISQLVAGGTQLTRYSDDILQAAQKISFEIYEENAAKEASFKEIYEPWKAFREKVYKWNKVNELSFANFVMSKA
- a CDS encoding glycoside hydrolase family 9 protein, which encodes MSRRRKLRALLICFIASVALTIGVATWVCSQQLAEDFAPKIVLNQVGYRSNWDKVAFLLNAEDNAPIKTKVVDQQSGKTVATIQPGPAELDEQSRDRIQTLDFSDFKRSGEYYLQAGDLKSVPFQIGQDIYQDTFTKLLRTYYLQRCGVAIFDPITGIYHPPCHLKDAVIAHDDAFHKAGDTVQSQGGWHDAGDYGKYVATTTVTIGSLFSLYEQYPQNFTDDQLNIPESGNQAPDLLDEMKVGLDWLLSTQRQDGGVYRKLSGKEWPIGKAPDEDKQTRYLYGVSTPETGKFAAVMAMAGRIYKDPQQAKTYLDAAQLAWDYLQTQNQIQEGWIDGDDSGSGKYLLSEIDVEDSLKTDIDDRYWAAAELFLTTGDSKFEQYLVDHFDQMPFNLYEWKDASTLGMVDYLLYAKADSNQLKPQIQQKLLGRADQIMERVEGSGYRLANHRFIWGSNKMTVEEGITLVHAYHLTQAQKYKEAALDQLHYMMGRNHFDQTFVTGVGTHPVAKVNHLFARAKQINIPGLVVGGPNDGAQDNIAPKGLGIRSYLDSEKSYATNEYAIDYNAPLITLLGMLLETS